CTGACGCGCTGCAGAGAATCTGGTTGCTATCAGCCTCATGTGCAATTTTGGCCCGTCTCAATGTGTCCAAAAGCATGCCAGAGGGCAAGCTGCATGTGAGACTGTGGCTTTCGTCCATCTCTGCGTCCGTCGGGAGACACTCGTCCGATTCAGCAGGGTTGAGCTCCGTCAGGCTCCTGCTGAGTGGTGCCTCTAAATATTTAACCCTTTGTTGCCATGTGTGTCGACTTCCTGTGCACTCTGTGGCTGCTCTGGCAACACCATGGTTACTTTTTTCATGAACTGTGGACAACAGGTTGTCCTCGGAACGGGATTTGACGACAAGTCTCTCTAAAAATGGCAGCCGACATTGAACAGGCGGCCGGCGCCTGGGCTTTAGAGAAAGCGCCACTGAGTTCTGAGATCCGGATGAGCTTTTATCTTCCTCATCGTCTTCTGCATTTTCTTCCTCATCACCCGTTGTCGTCTCTTTGTCGTCCTCTGAGTCGTCTTCCTCCACCGGGGCCACTCGACTTTGGGTTTCCATCATGGACTCTGGTGAGAGGGTCCCGTAGGCACTGTCCATAGACATTGAACGGCACTGTGGGTCCAGTTCTGAGCCCTCCTGATTGTCCGGATGGGGCTCAAAATCTGTGGCCTGCTGTGGGACGGCAGAGTCAGGGTGTTGGGACAGACTGGCATCGTGGTCTGAATGTCCAACTAAGTCTGATTGAAGAGTAGAAGGATCCAAAGATGATCCAGACTCATCCATATCCATCACCGACAGGGTTTCTGTGGAGCCATCTGATTGGCTAAGACAGAGAAAcaataatgttcatttattgttaaaaaaaaaaaaaaaaaaaacgcacaaCATGtcaactgattgccaattaatctaaaaatagaaaaaggagaaaatggtaattatataatataatataatataatataatataatataatataatatttttaatgttacatatttttctattaatttgtTCCAAAGCAGGTTTACaataaaaggggaaaaaatcaatttttaaaattcatttgtaAAGTTCATaatatcatatataatataataattttcaaccttttttatattaaatgtattatttttctattagtTTGTTCCAAAGCAGGTTTACAGacaataggaaaaaaaaaatccataataatataaaatataatataatataatataatataatataacataatataatataatataatattttaatactcttttaataattttaataatattaaattttcCATCAGTTTGTTCCAAAGCAagtttacaggaaaaaaaaaaattaaattcaaaaaataatgttatctaatataatattattataatatatatatttatatttttctagtatattaatatactattttTCTATTAGTTTGTTCCAAAGCAGGTTtacagaaaatagaaaaaaaaatatttttttaaatcataatataatataatataatataatataataaatttcaatatttttatattaaatgtattatttgtctattagtttgttttaaagcaagtttacagaaaacagaacaaaatatatacattttttattcataataataaaatgttatataatatatacattatataaatgatAGACCATAATACAGcagttattaattttatatagtaattttattaattaaatcaaaataataaaattaatacaattataaagtataaatattcttaaaatattaataaataaaaattataataaaataaaatataaataaattataataaattataataaattattaaataaaatacatttaaataacatttaaaaataaaaaaaaatgcatatattatttaaaatataaaagtaaaacacaaaataccTATTGCTCTGATCTTTGTGTCTAAATTGAGGTGAACTTGCTGTGGAGTTACAGCTGTCCTCGTCTTCCTCCTGATGTTCCTGTAGTTTTTTCTTCAGACAAGCCTTCTGTCGACGAGCTTCCTCTGACCGCAGCCGCTGAAGTTGATTCTAAAATGCATATACAAGTTAGCTAAATCAACTTCTCTAGACAAGCGAACACTTAAATGATTTCTAATATGTCCAACAAAGATCATTATTGGTTATGGACCAGAATGATTTTACCTGGACATTGCAAATTGCATCAGTCCAACTTCGCCCCTGGGTGGTGCTGTTGGCCTGGAAAGAGTAGGCAGCCACAGCGCTCTTGAACTCATTGAGGTAGATGAGGACAAATGAGCCtaagacaggaaaaaaaaaaatcagaattattttttttaaaaagaaaaatttcaCAGTATGTTCTCTTGAGATCTCAAGCTACTTGTTTTTGTCATATTAATGCTCACCTGTGTCTTTGAGTTCTCTGCACACCACATTATGCAAGAGGAGAGGTTGTCTGATCACTTTCACCTTCTCTAAACGCTTCACTGGTTTAGTGATCAACAACAGATCAGTGAATAGGAAGCAGTAAACATCCATCTACACAAGAAAAGACAGaaacatataaaacatacaCTCACTTACAAGCTGTATAAAACGTTCAGGAAacctaaagggatagttcaccaaaatacaacaattctgttatcatttacctGATCGTTGACCTGACATGACATGTGAAAACCTGTATTCACGCATTTCTTCTATTGAActcaaaagatgatattttgaagaatattgaTAACCATTCTCACTGACTTTCaatgcattttttctccatacaatggaagtcaatgggaaccgaTATGATTTAGCTTtttaacattcttcaaaatatctttttatctTCCACACAAGTCAGTCAGTCTTTGGAACTTTGTTTTTAGGTGGCTAGCCCTTTAAGGACAATCGCTAcaattaatctttttaaaaacatctgcaTTGCAGatgtccaaatattgtccaaacgCATCGGAAATTTGGAGGCATTcatgtttaatcatttaatctGAACTAACCCTGCTGTCTTTGCCCTCTTTCATGCGGAGCGCCCCCTCTAGATGCAGTTGCCTGGTCGCTTCAGGTGAAGTGCCAATCATTGGTGCCGTCAGGTCAATTCGGTTGAACTCCTTTAGAGCCTGTAGACATCCAGCAAGACGAAATGAAGGAAGATGAAGagttaaacaatatataaacaatcTGTCTGCCACATAAATCATAGCCTGCTTAGATATTACAATGAAACAATGCATTTCTAAGTTCATAATATTGTACTGCAATCAGCGGTCATGTTAGCCGAAAATTGTCCATTGTCCAATTTTTGTCCAATTTGTCAAAttgtccaattttttttttttttttttatcagtgacagaaaaatcTAAAGGCCGTCCATccctttgacagattacactgagggtgatctattgtaaactGTAGCTGTAATTTCCACCCCtatccagttggtggcgagtgcccTCCAGTGTGACAGCAGAGCAtgggatacagaacaaaaacgaaactgccAGGAGAGCAGCCTACCCACTTTAGCTACAGCAGCGACCTAACGCCAAAtcagtatttattgcttgaatttacTAATGAattggacagaatttgaaatctgagactttttcatatcaaaaaggcgcactatgtactgttcattcatcagcatagaccaaaagatagATTGGGATTTAAGCATTGATTTTTaagcaatcttttttttttttttttacccagcactagcgtattttgttgtttttaaacactgcactgtcaaaatgtaggttcatgattaaaaataaagatgtgaacaaaattaaaagcaattaaatgagtTGTTATAGTTAAAATACGAAAACTGATGAATGACGGGATTTTTACTGCCCCGTCTGTCAAAATGACgcacaatgttaaagtctaacgcaacctctgactgcaatatgtatttttatttaattgagaGGCTAGATAATAAACCATTTGTACTGTATGCATTCCTTACCCTCTCCACCTCCTCACTGGCTCCCTCCACGGCCTCGTACGACTCCACTCGAGCCGAAATGGCAGCCAGTTTCTGCTGCTCCTGCTTCTGACGCATTTGAGAGTCCACACTGTTAATGAAGCCCTCCACACACGCCACCTGAAGACATATACAAACATTTAGCACATTCGATGTCCTAACACACTATAAACTGCTAAATGAGACTCTGTTTGTGAGTTACAGACTGTTAAAAGTCTAACCATGTTGTTGAGAGCATCTCTGGAGGTTTGGTCATCAGTTTTCTTCAGGATGGTCTTCAGGAGTAAAGGGTACTTGGTGAGCCTCTGGTGCGGTTTGACTAGCATGTCCGCTAGCTTCAGTCGGTtacactgtttgtttgtttctgccCACTGTTATGGTAAAAGATTCAgttattaaaaactacatttaaatcaTATCATAGGGAAAAGTGCATTTTTAccttttgtttgctttattttgacatttactatattgtgtgtttgtttggtcTCAAACTCCTCACCGTGATGTAGATCTTGAAGAGTTCGTTCTCTCTCAGCGAGCGCATGTATTCCATACAGCTCTCCTCCTCCATACAGTACCGAATATACGGCTGGAACCTGGATGCAAACTATCCACACAAACAAGACACTTTTAACCACTCGCCCAGAAGATAAACAGCTTTACAACcagcctatatatatatttcacttaCTTATCTAAactatatgtgactctggaccacaaaaccagtcctacgTAActcgggtatatttgtagcaatagccaaaaatacattgtatgggtcaaaatgatcgatttttcttttatgcaaaaatcattaggatattaagtaaagatcatgttattttgtaaatattttaagatattttcatgtatttcttcatgattttacttaaaattttcatgacattttgtaaatttcctaccgtaaatatatcaaaacttaatttttgattagtaatatgcattgctaagaactttaactggacaaatttaaagaatttcctcaatattttaattttttgcaccctcagattacagtttttcaaatatttgtatctcagccaaatattgtcctatcctaacaaactatacatcacagaaagcttatttattcagttttcagatgaagctttaataaaaatttaccCTTGTGACTAATTATGTGTTCCAAAATAACATTaggtcttgttttctgaaaaaaaaaaatatcgaaAATTAAGTGactttatgcttaaaaaaaaatttaataaaaatgtctatcaataggttaaaaaataaacttgttttcccttaaatagtttatttttcttgtcccattggcagatatttttcatggttttaaaaataaaggcacaagttaatacatttttcagaaaagaaGACTCAgtatcttaaagggataatttacccaaaaatgaaacttctgtcattattatcattattatttattaataataatattatttattaattatttattcgaCAGTTTCTCCTCTTCCGTGTTAGTCTTTGACACAAGAGAGCACCACGATCacgttgaataaagttatttttgttttctttgtgcacaaaaagtattgaaccattgatgtcacatggactattttaacaatgttcttactacctttctgagccttgaatgtgtcaattgcgttgctgtctatgcaaagtcagtaagctcttagatttcaacaaaaatatcttaatttgtgttcagaaaatgaacgaaggtcttatggatttggaactacatgagggtgagtaattaatgacagaattttcatttttgggtgaattatccctttaagtaatgttgctttttaagtaaatgtatcttgattaaaaatgtttagatatttgtaattgcagaaaaaaaaaaaaaaaactgtgtgtaATGTGTGACTTACCGTACTGAACCCCTCCTGCAAGTCCGCGGGGTCGATCAAGCTCCTTGTGCTTCGCGCTTTCTCCAGCACCGGAAACATGGCTTGGACCCACAGCGTGGAGTGCAGACGTACAATGTCGTGGATGTTGCTGAAGAGCCGCGTGGGCTCCACCTCAATCAGGAGACCGTTGTCCTGTAGATTCAACAGGCCGCACAGGAACAGCTGCACAAACAACACAATCAGCATTCAGTTTCATTGAGGATACTTATTTAGAAAAGGCAACTTTAAATCTTCTGAAAGAGAGAAATGCACTGAAAACGGCTGATCTGACTTACATCAGTGATGACCCTGAGTTTCTTAATGTATGTAGCCTCAGTTTGGAATAGCTCCCATATCGCCTCTTGCTGTTGAAACTGACGTCTACTTAGACTCTGAAAACAggcagaaaaaagtcagattgcaCTAATCAAGTTGTATGTGCAAAATGCAATTGGTTAATGGGAGGACTGAGGGTAATTGTATGATCAATAGATGGAAATGGTTAGGTATCGTCCCAAGGGATTATGTCCCGTGATAGAAGATCAGTCACGGTGTGTCAGTACCTCGGGGTCCTCCAGCAGTTCCCTCCAGCTGTCCTCGAGCGTCAGATTCggctcctcctcttcctcctcccaGGAATCCTGGTGGAAGGCGAGCTGGGAAGGAACCTTGGGCAGACCGAACTGTGTGTACGCCTGCAACTTCGTATGAAGCAGCTCCACGCGGTCCACTTCCTAACATACATAAAGAAAATAGGGAAAATTTAGATCCTTGATACCCACACTGgcttttctatttcaaattaatgttgttctttttaactttaaattcaaagaattctaaaaaatgtatcaaatcagcatatcagaatgatttctgaaggatcatgtgacactaaagactggagtaatgatgctgaaaattcagctttgcaccacaggaataaattaaatttttaaaatacattcaaatgcaaaacaggtattttaaacaagttatttattatatttttgatcaaacaactgcaaccttggtgagtgtaaaagactttataaaaaaaaaaaatactgagaaaatggcctttaaagttgtccaaatgaagttcttagcaatgcatattactaatcaaaaattaagttttgatatatttacggtaggaaatttacaaaatatcttcatggaacatgatctttacttaatatcctaatgatttttgccataaaagaaaaaaatgatcattttgacccatacaatgttaaATACATAtagtgctacttatgactggttttgtggtccatggtcaaacatttcaaaaacacCAAGGTATTACCATGATACATGTCCACAAATcatagtattaccatggtaaatatCACCAAAAAGCCATAatagtttgttttgttaatgACAGAATCATTTAAATTCAACAGAACAACTAAAAGTTGTCcctaacattaacaaagttTGCAATCCCAGCACAATTCACATTAGAAGACCACCAAAAACTGACAGACAACTGAGGCGCTGCCTGTCTGTTTCAACAAAACACCCCCGACAGGGTTTATGACACCTTACAAACACCCCTTTCACTAAACACCACCTTCTCTTTAACCTCACAATTAAAGCCCATCCATTTATGCCAGTGACCCTCTCTGACGGCCCGTGTGCCACTGGGGCTATTGTCCTGTAATGGGATGGCCGGTGTACTTATGACAACGAGTATTTAGCATTGAGTGCTTCCAAACAATAGAGGCCAGACACAGATGGACTATAGCTGCCTGTAGTGGCTGCTGGAGATGGTGGTTTGGCCCTGGTTAACCCTTCTTTTGTGAAAAAGAGTCCCAGTGGGACACAAGAACACcccctgtctgtctgtctgaaagGGATGGAAGTGTGAAATGACAGGTGAGTGACAGCTACCGTCTCTATTAGCCATGCATCTGGTGTAAATGCAGACTGAAACTTCTAGGAGGgggactttctttttttttttttttttttttttttttttttttgaggctCATGTGATTTAGTTTGTTGTAGAGTTTTAGttggaatagttcacccagaggtggaaatttgctgaaaatttactcaaccttgggccatccaagatgtagatgagtttgatttttcatcagaacagatttggagtaATATAGCATGACATgacttgttcaccaatggatcctctgtagtgaatgggtgccgtcagaatgaattTAAACAGCAGACAAAACATCACAAtcatccacaagtaattcacatcaattaatgttttgtaaagCCAAAACATGcctgtttgtaagaaacaaatctatcaaggcattttaactttaaatcgcCACTTCCAGCCAAAATATGAGTCTGTAATTCATAATAacgctttctccagtgaaaagcTCACcttctgttgtcctctcacatcaaaatccaccaacatatttgtttctaGCTACTTTagactgtttttctgtttataaaTAGTGCttcatctgtgcatatttctctcttgattcagACAAAACactttcactggagaaagcaatactATGGACAGAGGACTTTTTCAGCTGGAAGCCacaatttgaaattaaaaacatcttgatggatttgttacTTTTAAACATGAAGCTTTTCACTTTGTAAGTTAATGGACTGGAGTGTTGTGGATTGCTTATCTCATTCattgactctcattctgacagcacccattcagaTAAATTGGTGAgcaatgatgtaatgctaaatttctccaaatctgttctgatgaacaaacagactcatctacatcttgcatGGCCTGAGGATGAGAACATTTTCACAAACCGTAATATACAATTTCAGGTTTgttcaaaacaaaattatggTGCAACCTACTATAAACATAGATATTTCATCAGTCTCCGACTTTTGTTATCTTTGAATCATGTTTACATGAGATTTTTGACTGGAAATTGCACCAACACTTCCTGCTTGGGTCATCCAAgacgtagatgagtttgtttctcagaacagatttggagaaatttagcattaaatcacttgttcaccaatggatcctctgcagtgaatgggtgccgtcagattgagagtccaaacagctgataaaaacatcacaataattcacaagtaatccacaccactccagtccatcaatgaaCGTCTTGTGAAATGAATGCTGAATGCTTGCAAGAAACAAATGAATCATTAAGGCATTTCCAAAATATGAGTtcgtaatccataataatgcttcctccagtggaaAAGCCCATCTTCTGTTGTCCTCTTATATCAAAATCcatcaacatatttgtttatagCTACTTTAgacagctttttttgtttataagtGGTGCTTGATctttgcatatttctctcctgattcagacaaaaacactttttcactggagaaagcaatactATGGACAGAAGACTTGTACTTTAGCTAGAAGCCacaatttgaagttaaaaacatcttgatggatttgtttcttttaaacatgcagcttttcgcttcacaagacgttaactgatggactggagttgtgtggattacttgtggattgttgtggtgtttttatcagctgtttggactctcattctaacggcacccatttagatccattggtgagcaaatgatgtaatgctaaatttctccaaatgtattctgatgaagaaacaaactcatctacatctagAATAGATGGATATAACCCGACATATATAATTCCAGGTTTATTTGAAAGATTATGGTGCAACCTACTATAAA
Above is a window of Labeo rohita strain BAU-BD-2019 chromosome 23, IGBB_LRoh.1.0, whole genome shotgun sequence DNA encoding:
- the plekhg5b gene encoding pleckstrin homology domain-containing family G member 5 isoform X1, yielding MFLYWRKRGAYELETLPSSLTGLGAERYSWSSPLDVIYDVYDEKPTQDEEYVVCQHPDCSERRHASKVCHHPDCQELNGKSPLHLCESCDSRCHLDESDSMHFDRHLRFDVQPQGSILARNVSTRSCPPRTSPPSDLDEDEEGNTERGERKTGGMKLKSREGKKPRRRHTDDPRKECFSLKFDLNIDIDTEIVPAVKKKTLREVLGPIFERKGIELSRVDLFLDQSNTPLSLHFEAYRFGGHYLKVKARPGDELKVEQSVKDLRSLSLPNMKPSGGGSVYILTPGSEKPEHGSLPRRESVDILGQARRRKNMTEFLGDANIPSPDTLAMLGGSLPSVAPGGSLPGVAAGPDNWKNRATNRISVFFGAGSGKEVDRVELLHTKLQAYTQFGLPKVPSQLAFHQDSWEEEEEEPNLTLEDSWRELLEDPESLSRRQFQQQEAIWELFQTEATYIKKLRVITDLFLCGLLNLQDNGLLIEVEPTRLFSNIHDIVRLHSTLWVQAMFPVLEKARSTRSLIDPADLQEGFSTFASRFQPYIRYCMEEESCMEYMRSLRENELFKIYITWAETNKQCNRLKLADMLVKPHQRLTKYPLLLKTILKKTDDQTSRDALNNMVACVEGFINSVDSQMRQKQEQQKLAAISARVESYEAVEGASEEVERALKEFNRIDLTAPMIGTSPEATRQLHLEGALRMKEGKDSRMDVYCFLFTDLLLITKPVKRLEKVKVIRQPLLLHNVVCRELKDTGSFVLIYLNEFKSAVAAYSFQANSTTQGRSWTDAICNVQNQLQRLRSEEARRQKACLKKKLQEHQEEDEDSCNSTASSPQFRHKDQSNSQSDGSTETLSVMDMDESGSSLDPSTLQSDLVGHSDHDASLSQHPDSAVPQQATDFEPHPDNQEGSELDPQCRSMSMDSAYGTLSPESMMETQSRVAPVEEDDSEDDKETTTGDEEENAEDDEEDKSSSGSQNSVALSLKPRRRPPVQCRLPFLERLVVKSRSEDNLLSTVHEKSNHGVARAATECTGSRHTWQQRVKYLEAPLSRSLTELNPAESDECLPTDAEMDESHSLTCSLPSGMLLDTLRRAKIAHEADSNQILCSASDGELSPPSGLEGMGRCKRPQQHKKLTLAQLYRIRTTLVLNSTLTASEV
- the plekhg5b gene encoding pleckstrin homology domain-containing family G member 5 isoform X4; the encoded protein is MKLKSREGKKPRRRHTDDPRKECFSLKFDLNIDIDTEIVPAVKKKTLREVLGPIFERKGIELSRVDLFLDQSNTPLSLHFEAYRFGGHYLKVKARPGDELKVEQSVKDLRSLSLPNMKPSGGGSVYILTPGSEKPEHGSLPRRESVDILGQARRRKNMTEFLGDANIPSPDTLAMLGGSLPSVAPGGSLPGVAAGPDNWKNRATNRISVFFGAGSGKEVDRVELLHTKLQAYTQFGLPKVPSQLAFHQDSWEEEEEEPNLTLEDSWRELLEDPESLSRRQFQQQEAIWELFQTEATYIKKLRVITDLFLCGLLNLQDNGLLIEVEPTRLFSNIHDIVRLHSTLWVQAMFPVLEKARSTRSLIDPADLQEGFSTFASRFQPYIRYCMEEESCMEYMRSLRENELFKIYITWAETNKQCNRLKLADMLVKPHQRLTKYPLLLKTILKKTDDQTSRDALNNMVACVEGFINSVDSQMRQKQEQQKLAAISARVESYEAVEGASEEVERALKEFNRIDLTAPMIGTSPEATRQLHLEGALRMKEGKDSRMDVYCFLFTDLLLITKPVKRLEKVKVIRQPLLLHNVVCRELKDTGSFVLIYLNEFKSAVAAYSFQANSTTQGRSWTDAICNVQNQLQRLRSEEARRQKACLKKKLQEHQEEDEDSCNSTASSPQFRHKDQSNSQSDGSTETLSVMDMDESGSSLDPSTLQSDLVGHSDHDASLSQHPDSAVPQQATDFEPHPDNQEGSELDPQCRSMSMDSAYGTLSPESMMETQSRVAPVEEDDSEDDKETTTGDEEENAEDDEEDKSSSGSQNSVALSLKPRRRPPVQCRLPFLERLVVKSRSEDNLLSTVHEKSNHGVARAATECTGSRHTWQQRVKYLEAPLSRSLTELNPAESDECLPTDAEMDESHSLTCSLPSGMLLDTLRRAKIAHEADSNQILCSASDGELSPPSGLEGMGRCKRPQQHKKLTLAQLYRIRTTLVLNSTLTASEV
- the plekhg5b gene encoding pleckstrin homology domain-containing family G member 5 isoform X2, with the translated sequence MVPNKWIMHPVLHKSPPRSWLGIRLRLNEKPTQDEEYVVCQHPDCSERRHASKVCHHPDCQELNGKSPLHLCESCDSRCHLDESDSMHFDRHLRFDVQPQGSILARNVSTRSCPPRTSPPSDLDEDEEGNTERGERKTGGMKLKSREGKKPRRRHTDDPRKECFSLKFDLNIDIDTEIVPAVKKKTLREVLGPIFERKGIELSRVDLFLDQSNTPLSLHFEAYRFGGHYLKVKARPGDELKVEQSVKDLRSLSLPNMKPSGGGSVYILTPGSEKPEHGSLPRRESVDILGQARRRKNMTEFLGDANIPSPDTLAMLGGSLPSVAPGGSLPGVAAGPDNWKNRATNRISVFFGAGSGKEVDRVELLHTKLQAYTQFGLPKVPSQLAFHQDSWEEEEEEPNLTLEDSWRELLEDPESLSRRQFQQQEAIWELFQTEATYIKKLRVITDLFLCGLLNLQDNGLLIEVEPTRLFSNIHDIVRLHSTLWVQAMFPVLEKARSTRSLIDPADLQEGFSTFASRFQPYIRYCMEEESCMEYMRSLRENELFKIYITWAETNKQCNRLKLADMLVKPHQRLTKYPLLLKTILKKTDDQTSRDALNNMVACVEGFINSVDSQMRQKQEQQKLAAISARVESYEAVEGASEEVERALKEFNRIDLTAPMIGTSPEATRQLHLEGALRMKEGKDSRMDVYCFLFTDLLLITKPVKRLEKVKVIRQPLLLHNVVCRELKDTGSFVLIYLNEFKSAVAAYSFQANSTTQGRSWTDAICNVQNQLQRLRSEEARRQKACLKKKLQEHQEEDEDSCNSTASSPQFRHKDQSNSQSDGSTETLSVMDMDESGSSLDPSTLQSDLVGHSDHDASLSQHPDSAVPQQATDFEPHPDNQEGSELDPQCRSMSMDSAYGTLSPESMMETQSRVAPVEEDDSEDDKETTTGDEEENAEDDEEDKSSSGSQNSVALSLKPRRRPPVQCRLPFLERLVVKSRSEDNLLSTVHEKSNHGVARAATECTGSRHTWQQRVKYLEAPLSRSLTELNPAESDECLPTDAEMDESHSLTCSLPSGMLLDTLRRAKIAHEADSNQILCSASDGELSPPSGLEGMGRCKRPQQHKKLTLAQLYRIRTTLVLNSTLTASEV
- the plekhg5b gene encoding pleckstrin homology domain-containing family G member 5 isoform X3; amino-acid sequence: MHFDRHLRFDVQPQGSILARNVSTRSCPPRTSPPSDLDEDEEGNTERGERKTGGMKLKSREGKKPRRRHTDDPRKECFSLKFDLNIDIDTEIVPAVKKKTLREVLGPIFERKGIELSRVDLFLDQSNTPLSLHFEAYRFGGHYLKVKARPGDELKVEQSVKDLRSLSLPNMKPSGGGSVYILTPGSEKPEHGSLPRRESVDILGQARRRKNMTEFLGDANIPSPDTLAMLGGSLPSVAPGGSLPGVAAGPDNWKNRATNRISVFFGAGSGKEVDRVELLHTKLQAYTQFGLPKVPSQLAFHQDSWEEEEEEPNLTLEDSWRELLEDPESLSRRQFQQQEAIWELFQTEATYIKKLRVITDLFLCGLLNLQDNGLLIEVEPTRLFSNIHDIVRLHSTLWVQAMFPVLEKARSTRSLIDPADLQEGFSTFASRFQPYIRYCMEEESCMEYMRSLRENELFKIYITWAETNKQCNRLKLADMLVKPHQRLTKYPLLLKTILKKTDDQTSRDALNNMVACVEGFINSVDSQMRQKQEQQKLAAISARVESYEAVEGASEEVERALKEFNRIDLTAPMIGTSPEATRQLHLEGALRMKEGKDSRMDVYCFLFTDLLLITKPVKRLEKVKVIRQPLLLHNVVCRELKDTGSFVLIYLNEFKSAVAAYSFQANSTTQGRSWTDAICNVQNQLQRLRSEEARRQKACLKKKLQEHQEEDEDSCNSTASSPQFRHKDQSNSQSDGSTETLSVMDMDESGSSLDPSTLQSDLVGHSDHDASLSQHPDSAVPQQATDFEPHPDNQEGSELDPQCRSMSMDSAYGTLSPESMMETQSRVAPVEEDDSEDDKETTTGDEEENAEDDEEDKSSSGSQNSVALSLKPRRRPPVQCRLPFLERLVVKSRSEDNLLSTVHEKSNHGVARAATECTGSRHTWQQRVKYLEAPLSRSLTELNPAESDECLPTDAEMDESHSLTCSLPSGMLLDTLRRAKIAHEADSNQILCSASDGELSPPSGLEGMGRCKRPQQHKKLTLAQLYRIRTTLVLNSTLTASEV